A single window of Sporosarcina sp. FSL W7-1349 DNA harbors:
- a CDS encoding TetR/AcrR family transcriptional regulator, translating into MADQNMMDELFDSEMTEKQKQIVVAAIDIFAEKGFAATSTNEIAKKAGVAEGTIFRHWKTKKDLLLSIVSPMMVKMLAPFIIKDLNKVLDQEYATFEDFVRAMVENRQKFLEKNMSILKILLQEIPFHPELRELFIEHVGKKVLARFIEIIEHYQSKGQLADLPATTVVRLAGSTILGYFATKYVIARNSDSWEDDVELERTIRFLVDGLAKQGM; encoded by the coding sequence ATGGCTGATCAAAATATGATGGATGAACTGTTCGACAGCGAGATGACGGAAAAGCAAAAACAAATCGTGGTAGCGGCCATTGACATCTTCGCGGAAAAAGGGTTTGCCGCCACATCCACAAACGAAATTGCCAAAAAGGCAGGAGTGGCAGAAGGGACGATTTTCCGTCATTGGAAAACGAAAAAGGATCTCCTGCTGTCCATTGTCAGTCCGATGATGGTGAAAATGCTTGCGCCATTCATTATCAAGGATTTGAATAAAGTGCTAGATCAAGAGTACGCAACGTTCGAAGATTTCGTGCGTGCGATGGTCGAGAATCGGCAAAAGTTTTTGGAGAAAAATATGTCCATCCTTAAAATCCTTCTTCAGGAGATCCCGTTCCACCCGGAATTGCGGGAGCTGTTCATCGAGCACGTCGGCAAGAAAGTGCTCGCCCGATTTATCGAAATCATAGAGCATTACCAGTCGAAAGGGCAGCTCGCCGATTTGCCTGCGACGACCGTCGTCCGGCTTGCCGGTTCCACGATTCTCGGGTATTTCGCAACAAAATACGTCATCGCCCGAAACTCGGACAGTTGGGAGGACGACGTAGAATTGGAGAGGACGATCCGGTTTTTGGTGGATGGTTTGGCAAAACAGGGAATGTAA
- the aspA gene encoding aspartate ammonia-lyase, which produces MEQVGSYRVEKDYIGEKQVPADAYYGIQTLRAVENFPITGYPVSKHLIKALAIVKKSAAQANSLTGQLDGKIAQAIIQAADEIIGGALHDQFLVDPIQGGAGTSMNMNANEVIANRALEILGETKGNYKVISPNTHVNMAQSTNDAFPTAIHIAVLDKVQELLDASHALHETFLKKAEEFHPLLKMGRTHLQDAVPIRLGQEFEAYGRVLSRDIARIHASREHLYEVNMGATAVGTGLNADPMYIEKVVQFLSENSGLELTSAEHLVDATQNTDAYVQVSAALRGCMINMSKIANDLRLMASGPRTGLAEIVLPARQPGSSIMPGKVNPVMAEVMNQVAFQVIGNDTTISLASEAGQFELNVMEPVLVFNLLQSMDIMTNVFTVFRNYCLDGIQANADLMEEYVDNSIGIITAINPHVGYEAATQIAKEALETGRPIRDICIERGILTAEELDVILHPYEMTEPGISGKELLEKKELLRV; this is translated from the coding sequence ATGGAACAAGTTGGAAGTTATCGAGTGGAAAAAGACTATATCGGGGAGAAGCAAGTACCGGCTGATGCGTATTACGGCATCCAGACGTTGCGCGCGGTGGAAAACTTCCCGATTACGGGTTATCCAGTGAGTAAGCATCTGATCAAAGCGCTAGCCATCGTAAAGAAATCCGCGGCACAGGCGAACAGCCTGACCGGGCAACTTGACGGCAAGATTGCGCAGGCCATCATCCAGGCGGCTGACGAAATCATCGGGGGCGCGCTGCATGACCAGTTCCTCGTCGATCCGATCCAGGGTGGCGCCGGCACATCGATGAACATGAATGCGAATGAAGTCATCGCGAACCGGGCACTAGAAATCCTCGGCGAGACGAAAGGAAATTATAAAGTCATCAGCCCGAACACCCATGTGAACATGGCGCAATCGACAAATGATGCTTTCCCGACGGCCATCCACATCGCCGTTCTCGATAAAGTGCAAGAATTACTGGACGCAAGTCATGCGCTCCACGAAACGTTCCTGAAGAAAGCAGAAGAATTCCATCCATTGTTGAAAATGGGACGGACGCATTTGCAGGACGCTGTTCCGATTCGACTCGGCCAGGAATTTGAAGCGTACGGCCGCGTGCTAAGCCGGGACATCGCCCGGATCCACGCATCCCGTGAACATCTATATGAAGTGAACATGGGTGCGACTGCGGTCGGAACCGGATTGAACGCGGATCCAATGTACATCGAAAAAGTTGTCCAATTCCTATCCGAAAACAGTGGGTTGGAATTAACATCCGCCGAGCACCTCGTAGATGCGACGCAAAACACGGACGCCTATGTTCAAGTGTCCGCGGCACTTCGCGGCTGCATGATTAATATGTCCAAAATCGCGAACGACTTGCGCCTCATGGCATCCGGACCGCGCACCGGACTTGCGGAAATCGTCCTTCCGGCACGTCAACCGGGCTCTTCCATCATGCCGGGCAAAGTGAATCCAGTCATGGCGGAAGTAATGAACCAAGTCGCTTTCCAAGTCATTGGGAACGACACGACGATCAGCTTGGCATCCGAAGCGGGCCAATTCGAACTAAACGTCATGGAGCCGGTCCTCGTCTTCAACCTATTGCAGTCGATGGACATCATGACGAACGTCTTCACCGTGTTCCGCAACTACTGCTTGGACGGCATCCAAGCGAACGCAGATTTGATGGAAGAATATGTGGATAACAGCATCGGAATCATTACGGCCATCAATCCGCATGTCGGCTACGAGGCGGCGACACAAATCGCGAAAGAAGCTTTGGAAACTGGCCGTCCGATCCGCGACATATGCATCGAACGGGGCATTTTGACGGCGGAAGAACTAGACGTCATTCTGCACCCATACGAAATGACTGAACCGGGCATTTCCGGCAAAGAACTATTGGAGAAAAAAGAACTATTGCGTGTATAA
- a CDS encoding RNA polymerase sigma factor codes for MDREKRWIQQIQKKGSESAANALVTKYYNEMFAFCYKQTIDADLAMDLTQEIFISALQSIRNYDKAKASFRTWLYKLASHRLVDYYRSKSYRYAQLEQSIDEFEFEDDYDLASSLELKEDYEKIGALINELDARSQQIIRLKLFGDYTLQEIATIETIPLSTVKTRYYAALKLIRKEMKEDAHE; via the coding sequence ATGGACAGGGAGAAGCGGTGGATTCAGCAGATCCAGAAGAAAGGCAGCGAGTCGGCGGCGAATGCGTTGGTGACGAAATATTATAACGAAATGTTTGCGTTCTGTTACAAACAGACGATAGATGCCGATCTGGCGATGGATTTGACGCAGGAGATTTTCATCAGCGCCCTGCAGTCCATCCGGAATTACGACAAGGCAAAGGCGTCATTCCGGACGTGGCTGTACAAGCTGGCGTCCCATCGGCTCGTCGACTATTACCGATCCAAGAGTTACCGATACGCCCAACTGGAGCAATCCATTGACGAATTCGAGTTCGAAGATGACTATGACCTCGCCAGTTCGCTCGAGCTCAAGGAGGACTACGAAAAGATCGGGGCGCTCATCAATGAATTGGACGCCCGGTCCCAGCAGATCATCCGGCTTAAATTATTCGGAGATTATACATTGCAAGAAATTGCAACCATCGAAACGATTCCGTTGTCGACAGTGAAAACGAGATATTATGCAGCGCTGAAATTGATTCGCAAAGAAATGAAGGAGGATGCGCATGAATAA
- a CDS encoding ABC transporter permease: MRILWNEMKKILTWKAMLLLFLVNSVLYFLLIEFHIEHFPNGRPALDSYRLGVEMIEKYGTDMDAEEIIDFKNEYDARVEEADQYLQARQEFVEAGLDTYDKLINHDWDNQEQSDLQNRIFHEEQVDLFWELQDRRRLVEFHESKDVIPDNLSSEQIQRMEKLFAAGKFQVYTEIVMENFRTFIGNVAIAILFSVVLVISPVILKDRMRQIVPLQYTTKKGRNLYRTKIVAGLLSAFLVITGLLAVYFGIYSLNNTSPFFDVRVNTFIGPESWYDPTFFQYIVLCAAAIYAIGLISALLAMASSTVVPNFVSLIGVQIPIIAGMLIVGLKPMLHFIIAILYPQWLVPLAYVALVVVSVVVVWRLWRGEGKRDIVL; the protein is encoded by the coding sequence ATGAGGATTTTATGGAATGAAATGAAGAAAATTTTGACGTGGAAAGCGATGTTGCTGCTGTTTCTTGTTAATAGTGTGCTCTATTTCCTGTTGATTGAGTTTCATATTGAACACTTCCCAAATGGAAGACCGGCGCTGGATTCGTATAGGCTCGGGGTCGAGATGATCGAGAAATATGGCACGGATATGGATGCGGAGGAAATAATCGACTTTAAAAACGAATACGATGCTCGCGTGGAGGAAGCGGACCAGTACTTGCAGGCGAGGCAGGAGTTTGTCGAAGCGGGGCTTGATACATACGACAAACTGATCAACCATGATTGGGACAATCAGGAGCAGAGCGATTTACAGAACCGAATTTTTCACGAGGAACAGGTCGACCTTTTCTGGGAGTTGCAGGATAGAAGAAGACTGGTTGAGTTCCATGAATCAAAGGACGTGATTCCAGATAATCTTTCATCTGAGCAGATACAGCGTATGGAGAAATTATTTGCTGCCGGGAAATTTCAAGTGTACACCGAAATTGTAATGGAAAACTTCCGGACTTTTATTGGGAACGTGGCGATCGCCATCCTGTTCAGCGTCGTCCTCGTCATTTCACCGGTAATCTTGAAAGATCGGATGAGACAGATTGTGCCGTTGCAGTACACTACGAAGAAAGGCCGAAACTTGTACAGGACGAAAATCGTGGCCGGCTTACTCTCCGCCTTCCTGGTCATCACAGGATTGCTGGCGGTCTATTTTGGTATTTATTCATTGAACAATACATCTCCGTTTTTTGACGTGCGGGTGAACACATTTATCGGCCCCGAATCTTGGTATGATCCGACGTTCTTCCAGTATATCGTTTTATGTGCAGCCGCCATTTACGCCATCGGATTAATCAGCGCGTTACTGGCCATGGCGAGCTCAACGGTCGTCCCGAATTTCGTGTCGTTGATCGGAGTGCAAATCCCGATCATCGCAGGAATGCTCATCGTCGGTTTGAAACCAATGCTCCATTTCATCATCGCAATCTTGTATCCGCAATGGTTAGTTCCGCTCGCTTATGTGGCGCTTGTGGTGGTGAGCGTAGTGGTGGTGTGGCGTTTGTGGAGGGGAGAAGGGAAGCGGGATATTGTATTGTGA
- a CDS encoding SF0329 family protein, translated as MKWTKLKKLAEDCLCDSLKGRATYQLVVHRKSHDQTRTFRVTLDGHEIFRASDIPFSMAANTRGIELTAERQIDPLAWVDNVGQLWQSPELKRLHAAYDDAELEVKEQGLFPAWEMVPLLYEFLQLPIEQALAHEHPFIRAISLLDRRVGKRRLAGIKPELEEALVRQFYEIRETAGKETVIS; from the coding sequence ATGAAATGGACTAAATTGAAAAAGTTAGCGGAAGATTGCCTCTGCGATTCATTGAAAGGTCGGGCTACGTACCAACTTGTCGTTCATCGCAAAAGCCATGATCAGACGAGGACGTTCCGAGTGACTCTCGATGGTCACGAAATCTTTCGGGCTTCGGACATCCCGTTTTCGATGGCAGCCAATACACGCGGGATCGAATTAACTGCGGAGCGGCAAATCGATCCGTTGGCATGGGTTGATAATGTGGGGCAACTTTGGCAGTCACCAGAATTGAAACGGCTGCATGCCGCCTATGATGACGCGGAACTCGAGGTGAAGGAGCAGGGGCTGTTCCCTGCATGGGAAATGGTCCCACTTTTATACGAATTCCTTCAACTGCCAATCGAACAGGCGCTGGCACATGAACACCCATTCATACGCGCCATTAGCTTATTGGATCGGCGGGTCGGGAAACGGCGGCTGGCTGGGATAAAACCTGAATTAGAGGAAGCCTTAGTGCGACAATTTTATGAAATCCGGGAAACTGCCGGAAAGGAGACCGTCATTTCTTAA
- a CDS encoding S9 family peptidase encodes MKKRKVAAKDLFVLQSVTNPRLSPDGKAAVFVKTHIDEEQNKYVANLFHIDLDTNEVTQWTHGGQRVSAPAWSADGKHIAFLSDREEKNQLYVLSATGGEARKLTAFINGITSFRWSPCGNQIWFAADVQKGKSFTDEPEKQEDTEKPEPARVTKMKYKADGIGLLKQDVFRQIGVLDVETGTATPFTEGHHQHTLHAVSHDGKRLVIGVNRRENQDFDFRQPLVMVNVQTKEETVVIDEEGAYGDARFSFDDRYIAFSGAGSAYKNATHDCVLVYDTADGTLLNLTEGLDAPVVDAVVADLQQGAAAPGVVWTKDNHLYYQLSTRGDVQLYFASLDGALFPATPQDEHVYDYDVSMAGEFALLCVSDPANPGELVKHVITTGERETLTSFNRKYVEETILVAPEQIAFVGPDGWDVHGWLMKPADFVEGQRYPLVVEIHGGPHTMYGHSFFHELQFLAAQGYGVLYVNPRGSHGYSQAFVDAVRGDYGGGDYEDIMAGLYFVMNENEWIDPDRLGVTGGSYGGFMTNWIVSRTNQFKAAVTQRSISNWISFFGVSDIGYYFSDWQIGADMKDTGKLWDRSPLKYAERVETPLLILHSENDFRCPIEQAEQLFITLKSLGKETEFVRFPDADHNLSRTGIPSLRIARLEEIVGWFERYL; translated from the coding sequence ATGAAAAAACGAAAAGTGGCAGCGAAGGATTTGTTCGTGTTGCAGTCGGTTACGAATCCGCGATTATCGCCGGATGGCAAGGCGGCTGTCTTCGTCAAGACGCATATCGATGAGGAACAGAATAAATATGTAGCGAATTTATTCCACATCGATTTAGATACGAACGAAGTGACACAGTGGACACACGGGGGCCAGCGAGTGTCTGCGCCGGCGTGGTCGGCGGATGGGAAGCACATTGCGTTTTTGTCCGATCGCGAGGAGAAGAATCAGTTATACGTCCTTTCCGCAACGGGCGGCGAGGCGCGGAAGTTGACGGCATTTATCAATGGCATTACTTCGTTTCGCTGGTCGCCGTGCGGCAATCAAATCTGGTTCGCGGCCGATGTGCAAAAAGGCAAGTCGTTCACCGATGAGCCTGAAAAACAGGAAGACACAGAAAAGCCGGAACCGGCCCGTGTGACGAAAATGAAATATAAAGCGGATGGCATAGGTTTATTAAAACAGGATGTGTTTCGTCAAATTGGGGTGCTCGATGTGGAGACGGGAACCGCAACACCGTTCACAGAAGGCCATCACCAACATACATTGCATGCGGTTTCGCATGACGGGAAGCGTCTGGTGATCGGTGTCAATCGGCGGGAGAATCAGGATTTTGATTTCCGGCAGCCGTTGGTTATGGTCAATGTGCAGACGAAAGAGGAAACGGTGGTCATCGACGAGGAAGGGGCGTATGGCGACGCACGCTTTTCCTTTGATGACCGGTATATCGCATTTTCGGGAGCGGGTAGTGCGTACAAGAATGCGACCCATGATTGTGTACTCGTCTACGACACGGCAGATGGGACACTTCTGAATTTGACGGAAGGCTTGGACGCACCGGTCGTGGATGCGGTCGTGGCGGATCTGCAGCAGGGGGCAGCTGCGCCGGGTGTCGTTTGGACGAAGGACAACCATTTGTACTACCAATTATCGACGAGGGGCGATGTGCAATTGTACTTTGCTTCGCTCGACGGCGCGCTGTTTCCGGCGACACCGCAAGATGAGCATGTGTACGATTATGACGTTTCGATGGCTGGGGAATTTGCCCTTCTTTGCGTCAGCGATCCGGCGAATCCAGGTGAGTTGGTCAAGCATGTGATTACAACAGGCGAGCGGGAGACGCTTACTTCATTCAATCGGAAGTATGTAGAGGAAACGATACTTGTGGCACCAGAGCAAATTGCCTTCGTGGGACCGGATGGATGGGATGTGCACGGATGGCTCATGAAACCGGCTGACTTTGTGGAAGGCCAGCGCTATCCGCTCGTCGTGGAAATCCACGGCGGCCCGCATACGATGTACGGCCATTCATTTTTCCACGAACTGCAATTTCTGGCGGCGCAAGGCTACGGCGTGTTGTACGTCAATCCGCGGGGCAGTCACGGGTACAGTCAGGCGTTCGTCGACGCAGTGCGGGGCGATTACGGCGGCGGAGATTATGAGGATATCATGGCGGGGCTCTATTTTGTGATGAATGAAAATGAATGGATCGACCCCGACCGGCTCGGGGTAACCGGCGGTAGTTACGGTGGCTTCATGACGAACTGGATCGTCAGCCGGACGAATCAATTCAAAGCCGCGGTGACGCAACGATCGATTTCCAACTGGATCAGCTTCTTCGGCGTGTCCGACATCGGCTATTATTTCAGCGATTGGCAAATTGGTGCTGATATGAAGGACACCGGGAAGCTGTGGGACCGCTCGCCGTTGAAATATGCGGAACGGGTGGAAACACCGTTGCTGATCCTCCATTCGGAAAACGATTTCCGTTGCCCGATCGAACAGGCGGAACAGCTTTTTATCACACTGAAAAGTCTCGGAAAGGAAACCGAATTCGTCCGCTTCCCGGACGCGGATCACAACCTGTCGAGGACCGGGATTCCTAGCCTGCGGATCGCTAGGTTGGAAGAGATTGTTGGGTGGTTTGAAAGGTATTTGTGA
- a CDS encoding ABC transporter ATP-binding protein, which translates to MLVVKDVTKQYGDFTALQDIHLEFSNGLYGLLAPNGAGKTTLIKMLATLMFPTKGEILFNGNNIIDMDDEYRDLLGYLPQQFGYYKNYSPKQYLLYLAALKGIGNKEALLKITDLLEKVALGDVANKKMKKFSGGMIQRVGIAQALLNDPKILIMDEPTAGLDPKERARFRHLLTDLARERLVIISTHIVSDIELIANEIILIKNQRLLYKDSVEAICGTLAGAVFETTMDYAQLESFRKQHTLLSEKQEYGNMIVRFVHKGTPEADWAPVPPQLEDVFLYDYRDNIGEA; encoded by the coding sequence ATGCTCGTTGTGAAAGATGTGACAAAACAGTACGGCGACTTCACAGCCTTGCAGGACATCCACTTGGAATTTTCCAATGGCTTGTACGGTTTGCTCGCTCCGAACGGGGCCGGGAAGACGACGCTCATCAAAATGTTGGCGACGTTGATGTTCCCGACGAAAGGCGAGATTTTATTCAACGGGAACAACATTATCGATATGGATGACGAGTACCGTGATTTGCTCGGCTATTTGCCGCAGCAATTCGGCTACTATAAAAACTATTCACCGAAACAATATCTTCTCTATTTGGCCGCATTGAAAGGGATCGGCAACAAAGAGGCGTTGCTGAAAATCACGGATTTGCTCGAGAAGGTTGCGTTAGGCGACGTCGCCAATAAGAAAATGAAGAAATTCTCCGGGGGGATGATTCAGCGGGTCGGGATTGCGCAGGCGCTGTTGAACGATCCGAAAATCCTCATCATGGACGAGCCGACTGCCGGATTGGATCCGAAGGAACGGGCGCGTTTCCGTCATTTGCTCACCGATCTGGCACGCGAGAGGCTCGTTATCATTTCCACACATATCGTGTCCGATATAGAATTGATTGCAAATGAAATCATCTTGATCAAAAACCAGCGCCTCCTGTATAAGGATTCGGTGGAAGCGATCTGCGGAACGCTGGCGGGCGCCGTGTTCGAAACGACGATGGACTATGCCCAGCTGGAATCGTTTCGGAAACAGCATACGCTATTATCCGAAAAGCAGGAGTATGGGAATATGATTGTCCGGTTCGTACATAAAGGAACGCCCGAGGCCGATTGGGCGCCAGTCCCGCCGCAATTGGAGGACGTCTTCCTCTACGATTATCGAGACAACATCGGAGAAGCGTGA
- a CDS encoding ABC transporter permease, with translation MRVAALVKRILRQIVRDKRTIGLLIFAPMLVLTMLYFIFEGGEYEPKIGLVDVPEMIEQQLNVAGATLTNYNDETAAKEQLAKQKIDAYLKFEGMSPSLVVEGSDPTVTGATMKWFQQALPKQPGGGMMPEPQVDFLHGSSDMGQFDYYGPVLLGFFVFFFVFLIAGVSFLRERTTGTLERLLSSPLRKWEIVAGYVIGFGLFTMIQSTLITAYAIYVLGMVMEGSFLYVLLIILLLALTALTLGILLSSFAHNELQMIQFIPIVVVPQIFFSGLFNLETIAGWLSWISHVTPLYYAANALRNVMVRGYGWGDIYLDLFAILGFSLLFIAINIIALRKYRKM, from the coding sequence ATGAGAGTCGCGGCACTTGTCAAACGGATTCTACGGCAAATCGTCCGGGATAAACGGACGATCGGGTTGCTCATCTTCGCGCCGATGCTCGTCTTGACGATGTTGTATTTCATTTTCGAAGGCGGAGAATATGAGCCTAAAATAGGTTTGGTGGATGTCCCAGAGATGATTGAACAGCAACTGAATGTCGCAGGGGCGACCCTCACCAATTACAATGATGAAACGGCCGCCAAAGAGCAGCTGGCTAAACAAAAAATAGACGCTTATCTCAAATTCGAAGGGATGTCGCCGTCCCTCGTCGTGGAAGGTAGTGACCCGACGGTGACCGGCGCGACGATGAAATGGTTCCAACAGGCATTGCCGAAACAACCCGGCGGAGGCATGATGCCCGAGCCGCAAGTCGATTTCCTCCATGGCTCAAGCGATATGGGGCAGTTCGATTATTACGGCCCCGTTCTTCTCGGATTTTTCGTGTTCTTTTTCGTTTTTCTCATCGCGGGTGTTTCCTTCCTGCGGGAGCGGACGACCGGGACATTGGAACGATTATTGTCCAGCCCGCTGCGCAAATGGGAAATTGTCGCGGGCTACGTCATCGGCTTTGGTTTATTCACAATGATTCAATCGACATTAATCACCGCCTATGCCATCTACGTGCTCGGCATGGTCATGGAGGGCTCGTTCCTATATGTACTGCTCATCATTTTATTGCTCGCTCTTACGGCGTTGACGCTCGGGATTCTACTCTCCTCCTTTGCCCATAATGAACTGCAAATGATACAATTCATCCCGATTGTCGTCGTGCCGCAAATTTTCTTTTCAGGTTTATTCAACCTTGAAACGATTGCTGGATGGCTAAGCTGGATCAGTCACGTCACGCCGCTGTACTACGCGGCGAATGCCTTGCGCAATGTGATGGTCCGGGGGTATGGTTGGGGAGATATCTATTTGGATCTTTTCGCAATTCTGGGCTTTTCCCTGTTATTCATTGCCATTAATATAATCGCACTGCGCAAATACCGTAAAATGTAA
- a CDS encoding flagellin, whose protein sequence is MRIHSQENIAFSKTRMTRNNTQIEKSLQKLGTGLKIAKGSDNASGLSISETIRAQIRGISQAQSNMQDGLSVLEASNEGLNNVNGLLQRARELAVANANGTLTDSDREAGQKELDQILEAIDDTSTKLEFNTKKILGDRAPIILHVGANPGQRMSIDTIDVSTVKLGIDGASLETRDSSEKLITTIDNAIKTISGHLTKVGSQMEAIEHHLTNAMVFEANLTKSLSLLEDTDMAKEMMQFVNLDIRQKGDHLLVSSVNKNLNDMLSLFSR, encoded by the coding sequence ATGCGCATACATAGCCAAGAAAACATCGCGTTTTCGAAAACGCGGATGACGCGCAATAACACGCAGATCGAGAAGAGTTTGCAGAAGCTCGGAACCGGTTTGAAGATTGCAAAGGGGAGCGATAATGCTTCCGGGCTGTCGATTTCAGAGACGATACGCGCGCAGATCCGCGGCATTTCGCAGGCGCAAAGCAATATGCAGGATGGCCTTTCCGTTCTCGAAGCGTCGAATGAAGGACTGAACAACGTCAACGGTCTGTTGCAGCGGGCGCGTGAATTGGCGGTGGCGAACGCGAACGGGACGCTGACGGATAGTGACAGGGAAGCGGGACAGAAAGAGTTGGATCAGATCCTCGAGGCAATTGATGATACATCGACTAAGCTAGAGTTCAACACAAAAAAGATTTTGGGCGATCGCGCTCCGATTATTCTCCATGTGGGGGCGAATCCAGGACAGCGGATGTCGATTGATACGATTGATGTCAGCACGGTGAAGTTGGGGATTGACGGAGCTTCCTTGGAAACCCGGGACAGTTCGGAGAAATTAATTACAACAATTGATAACGCAATCAAAACGATTTCCGGCCACCTAACAAAGGTCGGTTCCCAAATGGAAGCGATCGAGCATCATCTGACGAACGCCATGGTGTTCGAGGCGAATTTGACGAAATCCCTATCGTTGTTGGAAGATACGGATATGGCAAAGGAAATGATGCAGTTCGTCAACTTGGATATCCGCCAAAAAGGGGATCATTTACTCGTTTCCTCTGTGAATAAAAATCTGAATGACATGCTTTCGTTGTTTTCGAGATGA
- a CDS encoding AbrB/MazE/SpoVT family DNA-binding domain-containing protein, which translates to MVYLKDISEERTQMRVPKKIAVSRKRQITIPIDFYEQLEIGDEVICEVVDNSLVIRPISEPQDFSEYILRDLINEGYESGEELLKEFSYRKSQIKPALEQMIAESRDGKVYSSPEEFFSELDEDEDE; encoded by the coding sequence ATGGTGTACTTAAAAGATATCTCGGAGGAGAGAACACAGATGAGAGTGCCCAAAAAAATTGCAGTCTCCCGAAAAAGACAAATTACCATACCAATAGATTTCTATGAACAGTTAGAAATTGGTGATGAAGTGATTTGTGAGGTTGTTGACAACAGTTTGGTAATTAGGCCGATCAGCGAGCCTCAAGATTTTAGTGAATACATCTTGCGTGACTTAATTAATGAAGGGTATGAGTCGGGTGAAGAATTATTAAAAGAGTTTTCTTATAGAAAATCTCAAATCAAACCTGCCCTTGAACAAATGATTGCCGAAAGCCGCGATGGTAAAGTTTATTCCAGTCCCGAAGAATTCTTTAGCGAACTAGATGAGGATGAAGATGAATAG
- a CDS encoding type II toxin-antitoxin system RelE/ParE family toxin — translation MNRQVPLKLEILPRAKRFFKSIRRDKELSQKFQKQIKNLQLNPSLGTLKSGDLGGVFSMDIRHNKVEYELAYCVEQLEDGKILLIILAGTRENFYNELKTYMKTTTRLKRH, via the coding sequence ATGAATAGGCAGGTACCCTTGAAACTTGAAATATTACCAAGGGCTAAAAGATTTTTTAAATCAATCAGACGAGACAAAGAATTATCACAAAAGTTTCAAAAACAAATCAAGAATTTACAATTAAATCCATCCTTGGGGACTCTCAAGTCAGGTGATTTAGGTGGAGTGTTTTCAATGGATATTCGACATAACAAGGTTGAATACGAATTAGCTTACTGTGTAGAGCAGTTGGAAGATGGAAAAATACTTCTTATTATTTTGGCGGGAACAAGAGAAAATTTCTATAATGAACTAAAGACATATATGAAAACAACCACAAGATTAAAACGGCATTAA
- a CDS encoding late competence development ComFB family protein has translation MAIKNVMEDVVRDVLLKYESQLHLTCRCERCLDDIMALALNQLPARYIVNSELSPYVRAAHETDRQGATTILSVVAHAAGRVSASPRCGNAILTATDEKPLTQTL, from the coding sequence ATGGCAATCAAAAATGTCATGGAGGATGTCGTACGGGACGTTCTATTGAAATATGAATCGCAATTGCATTTGACCTGTCGATGTGAACGGTGCCTCGACGACATCATGGCGCTCGCGCTCAACCAGCTGCCCGCACGCTATATCGTCAACTCGGAACTGAGCCCGTACGTCCGGGCGGCCCACGAAACCGACCGCCAAGGCGCGACCACCATCCTCTCCGTCGTCGCCCACGCCGCCGGCCGCGTCTCCGCCAGTCCCCGCTGCGGCAACGCCATCCTAACCGCAACCGACGAAAAACCCCTGACCCAAACGTTATAA